Below is a window of Syntrophomonas wolfei subsp. wolfei str. Goettingen G311 DNA.
CTGTTGATTCAGTGTTTCCATATCGAAAAGTTGATTCAGAAACGGGGCCTGTTTCAAGCCCTGCTCGATTTGCGCTATATCGGCTACGGTCTTAAACCACTCATAATTGGACAGTACAAAATAACCTGTCAATAAGGTAAGAAATAATAATATTGTTCCCCGCCAGCGTAAATCCCACAATTCTTTAATCAAGAGACTCATTCCTCTTCACCTCCATTTTCCATCAGTATCAAGAAAATATCTTTAATATTTACATTTTCAGGATTTAGGAAAGCAAAATCAGCCTGCAATTTTTGCCTGGCCTCCATCCCGCCCTGACAGAGAATAAGAGATTGCTTATGCTGATGGTGAGTGGCAATAATATCAAGGGTCGATGGAGGTATAGCAGAAATTTTGCTTTTTTCCAGTTTTAAAAGAAAAAGTTCGCTTTTCAGGTCATCCAGGTTGCCATTAAGCACCATATGTCCCTTACGCAACATAGCAAGAGAATCAACGCTTTCTTCTATTTCTCCCAACTGGTGAGATGAGAAAATAATAGTCTTGCCCTGCCCGCTCTTTTCTTTTATCAGCTGCAGCATTTGTTCCTGCATGATTGGGTCCAAGCCCCGGGTAGGTTCGTCCAGGATAAATAAATCGGCTGAACGGGCAAAGGTTAAAATAGCATAAAGCTGGGTTTTCTCTCCATAGGAAAGCGTGGATATTCTTTTTTTGCCTTCCAGGGGGAAAATATTCTTTAACTCCAATGCCTTATCATTATCCCAGCCCGGAATTATACCACTGGCATAGTCCAGCATTTTCTTGACCGTCATATTATGGTAAAGGTTTTTATTTTCTGGCATATATGATATTTTAGCCTGCAGCTTTTCTCTTTCAAAAGGCCTGTGGCCTAATATCTCAATATAACCCATATCCGGACGGACTATATCCATAAGCAGTTTCAAAAGGCTGGTTTTCCCTGCTCCATTAGGACCTAAAAGCCCGAAAATACTCCCAGCTTCAAGGGATAAATCAGTAATTTGCAGAGTAAAGCTGCTGTTTTTATAGCTTTTGCAAAGTTCTTTTATTTTCATCGTGTACATGCTATTCATCACCTCCATATGCTCTATTAATGCTTTGCATTACGAGTTCGGTAAATTTCTGGCGGGATACTTGGTAATTCCGGGCGATGTTTACAATTACGGCCATTTCCTTAGCGAGTATTTCTAATGCCTTTTCTTCCATGGTTTTTTTATCAGAATCTTTAATAAAGTAGCCTACCCCCGGGCGGGAATAAATATATCCTTCGTTTTCCAGCTCTCGGTAAGCTCGGGCTACTGTATTGGGGTTAATTTTTAAATCACGGGCCAATTCCCTGATGGAAGGGATAAGCTCATCCCTGCTCAATTTGCCACTAATAATATCCCCCTTCATACTCTGAGCTATCTGTTGATAAACAGGTTCACCCGAGTGAAAATCTACTTTTACCCATATCAAGCAAGTCACCCCCTGTGCTGCACCATCTGTATTAATAATGTTAATACAGATGGTGCAGCATTGTCAATTGCATAATCATTAATAGCTTTATATTATGAATATCTGCAAAAGTATGAAGAAAGCGAGTATAAACAAAAATGGGGGAAGAGGTGAGCGAACTGGGGTTATATATCGCCACTTTAAAAGGGATAGCGGTAGTAAACTTCGTCCCAGCTATCGGGCTGTCCATTTATATAACTACGCTCCCAGAATTGGAAATTATGATTGCGCTCTACTAATATTACCGTAGTTAAACAAGTACCATAATCAGGACTCGTGACAAATATGGGGGCCAGCATTCTTTCCATTTCCAGGCTAACACCGGTTTGGGGTAAGTCCTGCTCATCCGGCAATTCCTGATTGCTCATCATGGCAAACAGCTGCTCGGCTTCAATATCATCATGCTGTATAAGTTGGGCCATTGCCTTTATTCCCTTGCTTACTTTAGGCCAGGGTGTATTGAGCAAAGCATTGCTTAAGCCATGAATACCAGCTGGAATTTGGCGAATAATTTTTTCCCGGTTGGAGTAGTAATACATTGAATCATTGGTTCCCATTAATAGATTGAAGCCGTTATAAGCACTGCCTCCGTTAGGCAGGTCGGCTGTATAAGTCTTTGGCGCCAGATTACTGTTCAAATAATCTTTAACCAGGTGCCCCCTTGACCTGGCCTCCGGTCTAAAACTGGAAGGATCCCGGTAATTGGTCAAAGCAGCAAAACATCCATTGGTGGTTATCCCCATCCAGGTACCACCTTCCTTCAGGTCTCTTCCTGCCAGAATATCGGGATGATCCGGCCAAAAAGCGGCCGCTGCCGTGGGACGCTGGTAAAACTCATCCCGGTTGGCTGCTACCACTAACCTGTAACGGGGATGACAATCATAAGCAAACAATATTATACACATAATTCCTCCCGATTTACCCACCCGTCGGCAGGAGAAATCCGCCACTGTTTTATTTACTCCCTCCAGCCATGTAATGCCCTTGGCGAGTATATTTCGATGATAACACTAATAATCCCTGTTGTCAGAAATTATGGCCTTTGGTTAACAAGCACTCGGAGGCATATAAGCGGTCACAACGGCAACACAAAAATGTTTCTTTTTGAATACCCTAATATTGTAAATATACAGGGGGATGATAAAATGGCGAATTTAGCCAAATACAGGTATACCACTGGCCCAATCAGTATCAGCGAGTTTATAAATAACATTCGAATTCTGGTATTAAATAACGGAGCAAAGAAGCACAAAGCGAGAGTTAGAATCTTTAATCTTGATCCAAAACCTAAAAAAGAGGTATTTGATGAAACCTTTACGATTACCGCTAATTCCAAAATCCAAACGGAATTTATCCCCATGTTTAATGCATTTGAAGTTCAAATTCTAACGGATAGCCCCCGGATTCTGATCTGGGTAGGCGGACGCTCCGGCAATGAGAATCTGGAAGGGAATATAATATTGCATAAAGACCTGGTTAGATTCTAGTGCTGGGGTGTCTAGATTAATAATTTGACAATGCCAATATGATAAAGTAGTATGCAAAAAAGCAAAAACCCTCGTGTAATGAGGGTTGGTATTTTTAACCTGGCGCCAGTGGGCGGATTCGAACCGCGACCTGCTGATTACGAATTACCAATTGGTGGTATTGTTTAGTATTCTTAAATATCAGAAGCCCCCGTTCCATGCGGTTTGGGGGCTTTGTTTTTCTTACTTGGTATCATTACGTATCGGATGATTTCATCCCGGTTGCTGCACGCGTTGCTGCACAAAAACCATCCCTCTATATTACTTT
It encodes the following:
- a CDS encoding ABC transporter ATP-binding protein, encoding MYTMKIKELCKSYKNSSFTLQITDLSLEAGSIFGLLGPNGAGKTSLLKLLMDIVRPDMGYIEILGHRPFEREKLQAKISYMPENKNLYHNMTVKKMLDYASGIIPGWDNDKALELKNIFPLEGKKRISTLSYGEKTQLYAILTFARSADLFILDEPTRGLDPIMQEQMLQLIKEKSGQGKTIIFSSHQLGEIEESVDSLAMLRKGHMVLNGNLDDLKSELFLLKLEKSKISAIPPSTLDIIATHHQHKQSLILCQGGMEARQKLQADFAFLNPENVNIKDIFLILMENGGEEE
- a CDS encoding NRDE family protein, with product MCIILFAYDCHPRYRLVVAANRDEFYQRPTAAAAFWPDHPDILAGRDLKEGGTWMGITTNGCFAALTNYRDPSSFRPEARSRGHLVKDYLNSNLAPKTYTADLPNGGSAYNGFNLLMGTNDSMYYYSNREKIIRQIPAGIHGLSNALLNTPWPKVSKGIKAMAQLIQHDDIEAEQLFAMMSNQELPDEQDLPQTGVSLEMERMLAPIFVTSPDYGTCLTTVILVERNHNFQFWERSYINGQPDSWDEVYYRYPF
- a CDS encoding GntR family transcriptional regulator; translation: MIWVKVDFHSGEPVYQQIAQSMKGDIISGKLSRDELIPSIRELARDLKINPNTVARAYRELENEGYIYSRPGVGYFIKDSDKKTMEEKALEILAKEMAVIVNIARNYQVSRQKFTELVMQSINRAYGGDE